CATCTTCATCTCGCGCACCAGCTCCAGCTCACCCGTCTCGGGGTGGATGCCCACGGGCAGACGGCCCGGCAGGTGGACGAGCCGGCCAGCGGACGGCAGGGGGATGGGCTTGTCCTGCGGGGGAACGAGCTCTTCCCCACTACGTAGGGTAGCCAACAGATAGGGGTGCTCCATCACCCGCCCCTTGGGGTCCGCGAACAAGAGCTTCGGTGCCAAAGTCATGACCTCGTTAACTATCACTGGCGAGCGGGCCTTTCGACGCGGCGCGCATTCACGAGCCGTACGGCTCCTTGCCTGAGCGCGTCTTGACCTCACCAGAGGCCCCTGCCTAGGGTCCGCCCGCTTTTGCGTCCCTTATTGCGGACAACTCGGAGGCATCTCAAGTGATTGTCGGTGTTCCTAAAGAGATCAAGACCCGCGAGTACCGTGTCGGCATGGTTCCGGCGGGCGTCCGTGCTCTCACCAGCGCGGGCCACACGGTTCTGGTCGAGACGAACGCCGGCGTCGGCTCCGGCATCCCCGACTCGGAGTACCAGCGCGTCGGTGCGCAGATCGTCCAGACGGCGGACGAGGTGTGGAAGCGCGCGGAGATGATCGTCAAGGTGAAGGAGCCCATCGCGCCCGAGTACGAGCGCATCCAGGAAGGGCAGATCATCTACACGTACTTCCACCTGGCCGGCGTGGACCCCGAGCTCACGCGCACGCTGGTGAAGAAGAAGGCCGCGGCCGTGGCCTACGAGACGATCCAGCTGGACGACGGCTCGCTGCCGCTGCTCAAGCCGATGTCCGAGGTGGCCGGCAAGATGGCCATCCAGGTCGGCGCCGCGTGTCTGGAGAAGGCCCACGGCGGCAAGGGCATCCTCCTGGGCGGCGTGCCCGGCGTGCGTCGCGGCCGCGTGGCCGTCATCGGCGGTGGCGTGGTCGGCACCTGCGCGGCGAAGGTCGCCGTGGGCATGGGCGCCGAGGTCACCCTGCTCGACATCAACCTCGAGCGCCTCACCTACCTGGATGACGTGTTCCTCGGCCGCGTGGCCACGCTGGCCTCGGACACCGAGAGCATCGCCAAGAGCGTGCGCGAGGCGGACCTCGTCATCGGCGGCGTGCTCATCCCCGGCGGCAAGGCGCCCAAGCTCGTCTCCGAGGCCCTCATCGCCGAGATGAGCCCCGGCTCCGTGGTGGTGGACGTGGCGGTGGATCAGGGCGGCTGCATCGAGACGTGCGTGCCCACCACCCACGACAACCCCACCTTCGTGAAGCACGGCGTGGTGCACTACTGCGTGGCCAACATGCCCGGCGCGGTGCCCCAGACGTCCACCTTCGCCCTCACCAACACCACCCGGCCCTACGCCCGGAAGATCGCCGATCTGGGCCTCGTCGAGGCCATCAAGTCCGACAAGGCGCTGGCCCGCGGCCTCAACACCTACAACGGCCACGTCACCTACGAGGCCGTCGCCAAGGACCTCGGCTACAACTACGTGTCCATCACCGACGCCCTCGGCGCGAAGGCCCGGTAGTCAACGCTCCGACACCCTGGCGGGGGGCTTCCCCTCAAAATCCAGGAATAATTCCCTCCGCCAGATGTCTCCCACCCGCCGGGGCAGCCGTGCAAACGGCGCCGGCGGGCTTTGTGTTGTTGCCCAGTCTGTTCCCGTGCATACATTGCCGGGTAGGTAACGACTCAATCGCCTGTAATTTCGGGCCTCTGGAAGGCGGGAGCATGCTGGACTTCAGGCAGAACAACCGGACGAAAGCGGAATTCGAGGAACTGGCCCTGGCCCACCTCGACCCCCTGTACTCCGCGGCCCTGAGGCTGACGAAGAACGAGCGGGACGCCGAGGACCTGGTGCAGGACACCTGCATGAGGGCCTACCGGTTCTTCGACAAGTTCGAGCGCGGAACCAACATCAAGGCCTGGCTCTTCAAGATCCTCACCAACACCTTCATCAACCGCTACCGGCGCAAGGTGAAGGAGCGCAGCGTGGTGGAGGGCGTGGAGCGCGAGGCGGTGCACGAGCGCTTCGTGAGCCGGGACGCGACGGACTTCGCGGCCAACCCCGAGCAATACTTCTTCGATCGCCTCCTGTCGGATGACGTGCTGCGCGCCATCGACGCGCTGCCCATCGACTTCCGGCTGGTGGTCATCCTCGCGGACCTTCAGGAGTTCTCCTACAAGGAGATCGCGGAGATCCTCGAGTGCCCCGTGGGCACGGTGATGAGCCGGCTGTTCCGCGGACGCAAGCTGCTGCAGAAGACGCTGCGCGAGTACGCCGAGGGCAGTGGCGTGCTGCGTCAGGAAAGTGGCGAGGCCCAGGGC
This is a stretch of genomic DNA from Archangium violaceum. It encodes these proteins:
- the ald gene encoding alanine dehydrogenase: MIVGVPKEIKTREYRVGMVPAGVRALTSAGHTVLVETNAGVGSGIPDSEYQRVGAQIVQTADEVWKRAEMIVKVKEPIAPEYERIQEGQIIYTYFHLAGVDPELTRTLVKKKAAAVAYETIQLDDGSLPLLKPMSEVAGKMAIQVGAACLEKAHGGKGILLGGVPGVRRGRVAVIGGGVVGTCAAKVAVGMGAEVTLLDINLERLTYLDDVFLGRVATLASDTESIAKSVREADLVIGGVLIPGGKAPKLVSEALIAEMSPGSVVVDVAVDQGGCIETCVPTTHDNPTFVKHGVVHYCVANMPGAVPQTSTFALTNTTRPYARKIADLGLVEAIKSDKALARGLNTYNGHVTYEAVAKDLGYNYVSITDALGAKAR
- a CDS encoding sigma-70 family RNA polymerase sigma factor; translated protein: MLDFRQNNRTKAEFEELALAHLDPLYSAALRLTKNERDAEDLVQDTCMRAYRFFDKFERGTNIKAWLFKILTNTFINRYRRKVKERSVVEGVEREAVHERFVSRDATDFAANPEQYFFDRLLSDDVLRAIDALPIDFRLVVILADLQEFSYKEIAEILECPVGTVMSRLFRGRKLLQKTLREYAEGSGVLRQESGEAQGAAANSTPTSLDDYRRRKKVG